In Kwoniella dejecticola CBS 10117 chromosome 6, complete sequence, a genomic segment contains:
- a CDS encoding phosphoribosylamine-glycine ligase, whose protein sequence is MSEITAFPPPSTDLSILLLGAGGREHALAYKLAQSKRVSKIYVCPGNGGTALMGGKVSNLPIPYGAPPTFSGIVDFALQNSIDLVVPGPEQPLVDGVEGAFKKIGIPVFGPSPVAAMLEGSKSLSKEFMRRHNIPTAAFTSFTSSQYTDAVNYINSNPFSSGRCVIKASGLAAGKGVLIPETNEEALEALKSVMVDKEFGDAGDEVVIEEYLVGPEISVLAFCDGYTVIPMPAAQDHKRIGEGDSGPNTGGMGAYAPAPIATKEIMDRVVKESLEPTIKGMREDGYPFVGMLFTGFMLTPDGPKVLEYNVRFGDPETQALMLLLDDETDLAEVMLASVERRLDSVKLGYRDGYAVSVVLASEGYPGKYPKGVPMTINPEMPAGVHVFHAGTTIKNDTGVTDGGRVLAVCASGSTLREAVDLAYGGVDQISWSGKTYRRDIAYRALSSEEPSTASGSASTSGGLTYAAAGVSITAGNDLVDAIKPVVKATRRAGADSNIGGFGGAFDLAAAGYTDPILVSGTDGVGTKLRVALDYGKHSSVGIDLVAMSVNDLIVQGAEPLYFLDYYACSKLDVPVAADVITGIAEGCLQAGCALIGGETAEMPGMYLADDYDLAGFAVGAVERKQLLPSNDIKAGDALIALSSSGPHSNGYSLIRKIVSLAQLSLNDAAPWDSNSGITVGQSLLTATKIYIKSLLPGIKAELFKGMSHITGGGFTENIPRIFEASKAYEGLGVEVDLTSYKLAPIWKWLMSTGGVEAKEMVRTFNCGVGMIIVVDQSKVDSALASLRENGEEGWVIGSVVQGKGVKYVGLEQFGQ, encoded by the exons ATGTCCGAAATCACCGCCTTCCCTCCCCCCTCGACCGACCTGTCCATCTTGCTACTCGGCGCGGGCGGCCGAGAACATGCATTGGCATACAAGCTCGCCCAATCCAAGAGGGTCTCCAAGATCTACGTCTGTCCAGGAAACGGAGGTACCGCTTTGATGGGTGGGAAAGTATCCAACCTCCCAATCCCATACGGCGCACCTCCTACTTTCTCCGGTATCGTCGACTTTGCTCTCCAAAATTCCATTGATCTGGTGGTGCCCGGTCCTGAACAGCCTTTGGTCGACGGTGTCGAAGGCGCTTTCAAGAAAATCGGTATCCCCGTCTTCGGGCCTAGTCCGGTTGCAGCCATGTTAGAAGGGTCTAAATCCCTCTCGAAGGAATTCATGAGACGTCATAATATCCCCACGGCCGCTTTCACCTCGTTCACCTCTTCCCAATATACCGACGCTGTCAACTACATCAACTCGAATCCCTTCTCCAGTGGGAGGTGCGTGATAAAAGCAAGTGGTCTAGCAGCTGGGAAGGGTGTGCTCATCCCCGAGACAAACGAGGAGGCTCTGGAAGCGCTGAAAAGCGTTATGGTTGATAAGGAATTCGGAGATGCGGGGGACGAAGTTGTAATTGAAGAATACCTTGTCGGACCGGAAATTAGTGTGCTGGCTTTCTGTGATGGATATACGGTTATACCCATGCCTGCTGCTCAGGATCACAAAAGGATCGGAGAGGGGGATTCTGGACCCAACACCGGTGGAATGGGTGCATATGCACCTGCTCCGATAGCTACGAAGGAGATAATGGATAGGGTAGTCAAGGAGAGTCTGGAACCCACCATCAAGGGTATgagggaagatg GCTATCCATTCGTCGGAATGCTTTTCACTGGATTCATGCTCACACCCGACGGACCTAAAGTCTTGGAGTACAATGTGCGATTTGGTGACCCTGAGACCCAAGCTTTGATGTTGTTGCTGGATGACGAGACTGATCTTGCCGAAGTCATGCTT GCTTCCGTCGAACGAAGATTGGACTCCGTGAAATTGGGTTACCGAGATGGATATGCTGTTTCGGTCGTGCTTGCTTCAGAGGGTTATCCAGGCAAATACCCCAAAGGTGTACCAATGACCATCAACCCAGAGATGCCTGCTG GCGTTCACGTTTTCCACGCCGGTACAACCATCAAGAACGACACCGGAGTCACAGACGGTGGTCGAGTCCTAGCAGTCTGCGCGTCAGGCTCAACATTGCGCGAAGCGGTTGATTTAGCTTATGGTGGTGTCGACCAGATCTCCTGGAGCGGAAAGACATACCGACGAGATATCGCCTATCGGGCTCTCTCCTCCGAAGAACCTTCCACCGCTTCAGGATCAGCTTCCACTTCCGGCGGTCTGACATACGCTGCTGCCGGAGTATCTATCACAGCAGGAAACGATCTAGTCGACGCCATCAAGCCCGTCGTCAAAGCCACCAGGCGTGCAGGAGCCGACTCCAACATCGGAGGATTCGGAGGCGCTTTCGATCTAGCTGCCGCCGGCTATACCGACCCCATCCTCGTTAGCGGTACGGACGGAGTCGGAACCAAACTTCGAGTCGCGTTGGACTACGGCAAACACTCGTCGGTCGGTATCGACTTGGTAGCTATGAGCGTGAACGATCTGATCGTTCAAGGAGCCGAACCCCTATATTTCTTGGATTATTACGCGTGCTCCAAATTGGACGTACCGGTCGCTGCGGACGTCATCACTGGAATTGCGGAAGGATgtcttcaagctggatgCGCCTTGATAGGTGGTGAAACAGCCGAGATGCCCGGGATGTACCTTGCGGACGACTACGACTTGGCCGGTTTTGCTGTTGGTGCGGTCGAGCGAAAACAACTCTTACCGTCAAACGATATCAAAGCCGGAGATGCCTTGATAGCTCTATCTTCCAGTGGACCTCATTCCAACGGATACTCCCTCATCCGAAAGATCGTTTCCCTCGCTCAATTATCGTTGAATGATGCTGCTCCTTGGGACAGTAACAGCGGAATTACGGTTGGACAGAGTCTGTTGACGGCTACGAAGATATACATCAAGTCGCTCTTGCCTGGTATCAAGGCGGAATTGTTCAAGGGCATGTCGCATATAACGGGAGGAGGATTCACCGAGAACATCCCGAGGATATTCGAAGCTTCGAAAGCGTACGAGGGATTGGGCGTCGAAGTGGATCTGACGAGTTATAAATTGGCGCCTATCTGGAAATGGTTAATGTCCACTGGAGGAGTAgaggcgaaggagatggTCCGGACTTTCAATTGTGGGGTGGGGATGATCATTGTGGTAGATCAGTCGAAGGTTGATAGTGCGTTAGCGAGCTTGAgagagaatggagaagaaggttggGTGATTGGAAGTGTGGTACAAGGAAAGGGAGTGAAGTATGTGGGATTAGAACAATTCGGTCAATGA
- a CDS encoding glycine cleavage system H protein, producing MLALRFARPALRTVTGTPKPALRFSALRFISTRYTTDHEWVAFDSASNIGTVGITDYAQKALGDVVFVELPGQGAEVAQGDSIGAVESVKAASDIYAPVSGVVEEINETLADQPGLLNKAPEGNGWLAKIKLSDPAEFEALLSDEAYKAHCEGQ from the exons ATGCTCGCCCTTCGATTCGCTAGACCTGCTCTTCGAACTGTGACCGGAACTCCTAAACCGGCTCTCAGATTCTCGGCTTTGAGATTTATCTCTA CCCGATACACTACGGACCACGAATGGGTCGCCTTCGACTCGGCCTCCAACATCGGTACAGTCGGAATCACCGATTACGCCCAAAAGGCCTTAGGGGATGTTGTTTTCGTTGAATTACCTGGACAAGGAGCTGAAGTTGCCCAAGGTG ACTCCATCGGCGCCGTCGAATCAGTCAAGGCAGCTTCAGATATCTACGCGCCCGTGTCTGGTGTTGTCGAGGAGATCAACGAGACTTTGGCGGATCAACCTGGATTACTGAACAAGGCTCCGGAGGGTAATG GATGGCTCGCTAAGATCAAGCTCTCCGATCCGGCCGAGTTCGAAGCTTTGTTGAGCGACGAAGCGTACAAAGCCCATTGTGAAGGTCAATAA